From Arachis hypogaea cultivar Tifrunner chromosome 3, arahy.Tifrunner.gnm2.J5K5, whole genome shotgun sequence:
tattattatttaattattatttaacgatagcattattatttaataatttttagactaataaaaatttatgattttaagaataaagaatttatttaattaatttaaaaaataaaagctaatttaaaataacttaaaaattttattttaaatattattttattataatatattttatattaataactgaaTTTAGAGTATGTGAATCCGATGGTAACATATAAGTTGTTGAGAAGTGTGAAATAAACTTTTATGGATCGATCATGATATATGTGATGAGGTCTTTGTTTGCACCCTCGAATgagatttaaatatttaattgtcCTACTACTTTACACACAATCTCATCTTAATTAAACAAGCttaaaagtcaccaaaaaaaaacaaGCTTAAAAGTCAAATAGCATTGAACTTAATTTGTCAACATGCACTACCTTTATTTCTTATTACTAACTTTATGTAATAGTGGTCACTTTTGCGCATTACACGGACTAACATTGCAgtctaaaattaatagttaaaagatGAAATGTAAGCTAATAAGGTAGTGGCACTTCAATAAAATGAGAGACTCGAGAAAGCGTGATATGTACACTTGGACATAAGATTCTGATATGGCGGAGGTCGTGGCCGATTGATATATAGAGCCAGACGTCATGATAATACGTGTCATATACTTGCCATGCACTGGTGACACCCTGTTAATTAGGCTTTCTACCTTTCCATGCTTATTAACACATTTTCTACTACGCTACACGCACCCTCATCCCAAGATTGTTAGCATAATGGACCTGATTCATACGTTTCTGAACCTTGTAGCTCCTCCCTTCACCTTCTTTTTCCTATGCCTGTTCTTGCCACCGTACTGGGGCCTCAAGTTTATGGTGTCCATCCTAAGCTGGTTGCTGAGTGAGAATGTGGCTGGTAAAGTGGTTCACATAACAGGTGCTTCCTCTGGCATTGGGGAGTATTTGGCGTACGAGTATGCAAAGAGGGGTGCTTGCCTTGCGCTTTCTGCGAGGAGGGAAACTGCCCTCCATCAAGTTGCTGACACAGCCCGTCATCTTGGATCTCCCGATGTTATCGTTATGCGTGCCGATGTTTCCAAACCTGAGGACTGCATGCGATTGATCGACCAAACTGTCAATCATTTTGGAAGACGTATGTTAATTACTACGTTAATTCCTCTTCTTACTTATTAGTTAATCATCGTTAATCATAACTAGTAGTGTTTGTGGTTGTGTGTGTGTGATGATGATGTGATGGTGCCAGTGGATCACCTTGTAAATAACGCGGCAATCAGCATTGCTACCTTGTTTGAAGAAACCCCTGATATCTCCAATTTGAGGCCTATCATGGTATGTAATTAATCAAGAGAAAAATTTAAGTCTGGCAATTTTGCAccgaaatttttaattttgtataaataTCTGTGTTCTTTAAGGTATATTTTGTACTTCAACCAATATTATACTAGTGACTGATTTGACTGATTTTAGTATTGgttgttttaaatattattaactgcctgctattaaaaaaaaataaactgtgCTAGTTCTAAAATATTGGTCATTAATCAGTTCCCTTTAATTATTCTTAGCTAGATATATGTATATGAGTATATAGTTAATATTATGTGATATATACATATGTAGGAAACAAACTTTTGGGGATCAGTATACACAACCCGTTATGCATTACAGCATCTGAGGAAGAGCAGAGGCAAAATCGTGGTCATGTCATCTGTAGATTCATGGTTGCCTGCGCCCAGAAGGCACATCTATAGCGTAAGTAACACATACGAATTAATAATGCATTGTGCATattaatgaattgtgaatgtaaCAGGCAAGCAAAGCAGCATTGGTGAGCCTGTATGAAACGCTGAGGGTGGAGGTCGGGTCGGAAATAGGCATAACAATCGTGACACCGGGGTACATAGAGTCGGAAATAACGAAAGGGAAGTTCCTAAGCGCACAAGGGGAGGTCGATGTTGATCAGGATCTGAGAGACGTGGAGGTGAGCGCAGTGCCGGTGGGGTCAGTGAGTGGATGCGCCGAATCGATAATAAAGAGCACTTTGAGGGGAGACAGGTGCCTAACTGTACCCTCATGGTTCAGGATGACATACCTCATCAAACTCCTCTGCCCTGAGCTTCTCGAGTGGACCTTCAGGTTGCTGTATCTAACTGCACCCGGAACTCCCACAAGTGATGCACTTAGCAAGAAGATTCTAGACGCCACCGGTGCCAAGAACTTGTTCTACCCTCCTTCCATCCAATCCCCTGATGTCAAGACTGATTGACCCCCCCCCCTTTCTTACCATATCATCATAATATAGTTAGTAATGTGCATGGCCATAGCCTCTTGTATGTATCTTTAAATTCTATTTCAATTATCTTTGTTTAGGGTTTCGTTACTCATTGTTGTGTTAATTAACCATATATGTCTGCTCTTTTCACATCACAGCCAAATGTTAGTTAACACTACAAGTCAAATCTGCAAGACGTGGTTTTACTGCTTACTTTCATCACAATTCACTACTGAGATTTCAGTACTACCATTGCTATATTTTCTCTTCATAATCTTTCTCAAACCTCCTTTATATTTTACAGTGTTTTTTTATAAGGTTAGTTCTATGGTAGCACAAGAAATGGTGGCTAATGGTGGTCAATTATTGACCTACCAGTACATGTGTGACACCAAGTGAAGGAATTATGAAGGGAAACTTGCTTAATTAGTGTTGAGAATGATACAGGAGCGGTAACCCTGAATCTTCCTGCGAGGGTAAAATGGAAAATTGGGCCCCAAAAATTTAGCGTTATGGTGTGGGCTGTCAACTAGGCCAACAAAAACATGGAAAACATAACTAATACGGACAAAAGTTTAATAGAAACAAGCATAGTACAAAAATTTAATAGAAATGAGCATAGTTGTGAGAATCAGTAATCGAATCATAAAGTTATTAAGTTAATAAAGTTATTGGTTTATTAGTTTAATAAATTACTAGTTGAACTATTACAATCGGttttacgtaaataaaaaaaataaaataataaaaaatttaaaactaaaatttgaaatatagttattacataaataaaaaaataaaataaaaaatttaaaactaaaatttgaaatatatatctTGACTATGACTATCATTTTATGAAGAATaagttttaaattctaaaaataaattctaaaaataaggGATAAGTCTTAAATTCTAAAAGTAAGGGATGAAGAATaagtcttaaattttaaaaataagggaTAAGTCTTAAATTCTAAAAGTAAgggataaatattatttaatcaagtcttaaattctaaaaataaggaATAAGTATTATTTTGGGTCTCTAATATTTAGGATCAGAATCGAAATGGtctttaacataattttttatttagaatcgtctttaacattttattttatattaaaattgtgGTTTTAACtcttaacattttattttatattaaaattgtgGTTTTAACTCTTAACGGATAAAAATATCCTTTACCACCACCAGCATTTTTACCATCATCACCACCTCTTTTATTCCACCACCACTACTTTCTTTATTCCCATCAAATACTAATAATTAGATTTAAGAACACCAACAATAACACATTCAAATTCAGAAataacatcaaattcaacaacaaaatcaacacacaataacaataaaattagaaaaataataaatcaaaatcagaatcagaaataaaattaagaacagAAACAAAGTAAAAACAAACGCAGAAGCAGAAGAAAATACAGATGCATATGTAGAATCGAAAGCAGAAAAAAAGTAGATGCAGAAAAAAAGCAGATGCAGAAGTCAAAGCAGAAtcagaagcagatgcagaagaagaagcagatgcagaagccGAAACAGAACCACCGACGCTGCCTGTGCCTCTTCCCTTTCCATCACCGTCTCGAGCTTCATCCTTTCTCCTTCCTCGCGCATCTCCCTCTCGTCGCTGTTCTGCTTCTCCGACGGCAGCTCCTGGACGAATCGGCAGCGACGGCTCAGCGGCGTGGTCTTCCTCCAAGGGCCGATGACGACGCGACGACGGCGGTGAGCCCTAGTAGCGGTGGCGCAtctcttttccctcttctcttctcctttGTCGCAGGCcctttctcatttcttctttctttcttttggtagTGGGATAAATGGTGATTCCCGACGACGACAGCGACGATGGCTCCAAGCTTTGCCGGCGCCGTCCCCCCTCCCCTCCTTTTCCTTCCCCCTCGCCCTTTCCCTTTTCCTCCTGCTATGtgcctttccctttttctttctcccCACCCAtcgcattcttttctttttttttaaattttataattttttatttattagaataggagtaatttagtaataaaagtaaaaattttattaaaaaaaagattttaatacaaaataaaacgttaaggacgattctaaataaaaaattacgttgAGGACGGTTTTGATTCTGACCTTAAATGttaggaccaaaacaatacttatccctaaaaataattaatataaaaaatataaaatttgttaatactactacaatagtatcttaatttGAAACAATAAGAgtaataattaattcacaaagcctatCATTTAACTATAATATCAATAGATTTTAACACTagtatcaaaacaaataacgttAATGACAATATTAGCATTGAAATATATCAAgcagattaataattttttagtgaaatttatatttatattaataatgatacataattaaaatataattaattaaaaaatagagaatacaagattaaattaaattagatatttataaaattatataattgaatgtatactatataattactatttgtcatatataataataaaaagcatgATGGCTGAATGGCAAAGAGAAGATGCTACAACATTAAGGTTCTTGGTTTGAACCTTACTTACAACATTTTGGAACATTTTCCAAATAAACTGGTTCGGTTAGACTGGTTTGTACTGGTTTTGACCGATTTTGATCGATTCTTACTGATTTACACCGACTTAAAGTTTGGTTCATTGATTTTTTGACCGAACCGActgatttgatttgttttttaAAACTATGGAAACAAGGGGGAAAAGGTCtcgtattttttcttctttttcttttttctagatGGATAGATAACCAAATTTACaatacacaatttaaaaaaaaatccacggaaaaaattaaaaaaaagaggaaaatatCTTTTATGTCCATGATACATCTTTTTTGTTTgaatctattttttctttttaatggttttttttttataaaacactattatttttattagtattcatAAATACTAACATTTCTTTCAAATTACAGGGGCTAAATTTTTTAGATCTTGTGTTTGATGTTATATTCAGTTATTaaattttatggtattttttaaaatcttggaCGAGACAATTTTTAAAAGGGTGAATTGCAgtaatagatttttttaatttatcaattgCAATACAGGGTGAATTGCAGTagtagaatttttttaatttatcagttACAATATGCTAGAACATATTgtgttaattaatatttaaaaatataatgtaCAGGAgtgtattgtatttttttattaaaaaaaataattcatatattaTAAAAGAAAGAATGAATTTGTTAGGTTGAGTGTGAGAGTGTAAGAATATAAAAATAGAGAGAAGTGTTAGTTTAAAAATAGAGTGAATACCATATCCGGCccctgacaattacttcgaaagaacgaggctccaaaaaaaaaaaaacacccaatccggtttctgatattttttttgggactgattagctCCTGTGCCAAAAAAATAACCTAGATATTTTTTGACAtaggggcctcgttgtcctttcgaggtaattgtcaagGATCgggttggattttttttttgttaagggcCTCATTATCTTTCGAGGTAATTATTAGGggctattttgaattttattcttaaaaatgtATTATAATAGTCAGATTATTTTTTAAACATCTCAATATGAAACTTTTGTATGTGAAAATCTATGTGATATTATTTTTGcaataacatataaaaaatttaagagaatACTTTGCTAATGTATTAATAATCAACTATTAAAGAGAGTCATAAAtatctattataatatattaaaggaCAATCCAAAATAGTGTTATGATGAATGAATgatatatcaaattttaaatttcatataaaattaccATGTCATCTATTACAACAATATAGAAGAAAGCATCTATTTTAAAACTATATTTATACTACCATAAAAAATAGCATCTATAGTCAATGTAGCATTGATCTTATATTCTTATAGTTTTACACACTAAAATATCTAAttctacaaaaaaatttatagtataaaatattaattcataTAAATGGTATAAATTTTAATATGGAATATCTTATTtggagaaaaaattattttataaaaattatttttatttatctatctatctattaatttatttataacgtataaattataatatattaaaggaGACTAAAAGTAGTGTTAAGGTGAATGAATGACacaaagttttaaattttatataaaattttcatgCCATTCATTGCAACAACATATAGAAGAAAGCATCCATCTTAGAACTATATTTATATTATCATAGAGAATAGCATCTATATATAGTCAATGTAgcattaattttatattcaactTCATACACTAAAATatctaattcaaaaaaaaaatattataaaaaacttTAATTCATATCAAtggactaaattttaatattaaatatcttatttggaaaaaaaattattttataaaattttttatttatctatctatctgcgatttttttataatgtataaaaaagagaataaaacaaTAACACAATAAACTCTTGGCATATTAGATAATTCCTAATATTGTTACATAAAATTGTAGTGCAATcctcattttataatttttctatcaTCATGTCATCActttttattacatgaaaaatgttGAATACCGTCGAATTTGACATCAGACATTAGCGGCAAGTATTCCGTCGTACTTACCGTCAGATTTGGCAATGAATTTGTCACATTGATTTACTACGGTCGGAACATTATTTTTGACAGTAACGTCGATGGTAACATTTGGCGGAAAAAAAATATCGGCGCATTCATTGTTGTTGGATTTACCAGGAGCTAGATCCGACGGAAACGTTTAGAGAAACGTTGTGTATTGGGCACACGAAAGACGTTACTGTCGAATTATTCCGACGATAAATTTGGGGATAAATTCAAACACGAAGCCCTTTCCACTCACTTTACAAagccattctctctctctctctctctctctctctctctctcctcatctGCTCACACCTCTGGAGGCAGCAGTCAACGTGGCCACTACCGGAGCTTGCTGCCGACATCAGCACCGAGGAGGAAGCACCCGCTATCATCACCGCTGCAAATGTTCGGCGAATCTGCTACTGCTGCTATTGTCCCTGCCTCATCTTCCGCCGTGGTTGAGGTTCACATTGCTGTTGTCGTCGCCTCTGTCACGACGATGTTAAAGAGATCCTATAGTCACTATGATCAGATTGGTTTTTTGGTATGGTTATTAtagttttttatattattttgtgaatttaacattttgttagttttagttgttaaaTTAGTGGTTAAATTTACTTAATGAAGTATGTTATTAAGCGTTGTCGTGTTAATTTAATGTAAGTGGAAATTAAATTTGTCATGCCTCTTGTTAGTTTGGTTGAATTAAGaattaagtttaattaattagaataatgagttttatgtattttttaaattagtttttgaattagtttcaacttgtgAATTTAATAAGTAATCCTTTTCGTTAGGACGGTGCAATTGCTTCTGAGCTCAATTGGAGTTTCCTTTTTTTGTTGTATGTGTAGtaatattttaagttaattttctaTCTCTGGATATAatgaattgtttaaattttatgttgGACTTACTTTTCCTAAGATAGAGTTTTGGGACAGAATCAAAGTAGGAGAAGGTCGCGTAGTGGCACCTTCTCGAATCCCTTGTTTGTTGGAAATTTATGGAGTTATAAGGGGTTACGCACTAGAACGGTTAGAATTTGATGTTTTACTGAATGCCTGTATGTTAATGATTTATGCCTGTAGCTGTTTCCTACGTGAAAACTATTGTATTTATTTAATGAATGTTACtgaatcactacaagaaaagagagctattttaacatgattttttttaacgGCCATAGTTAAGTGTAaaaactaatatatattttttacaaatattacaaatgtcaaattttctatattttttatgaataattcGATTGTAGAAAGttactcctcaattttgacacttatttattttcaacttactccattattctttttcttcattgAGCTCCGTCAATTTTGGCATCACACTACTCTCAATTTAGGATCATAttactcattcttcatcttcaaaatctgagtttattcttcagtttcaagatctcatctcattctttgttaaaaatttttgttgagaattttttatggtcaataaatgtcaaaataaatagtatttttgacgattaataagtatcacaaaaaatatattctcaaatttttctaacaaattatttttgacggtcaatatttatcaaaataagatttaaactttttttacaattacttatatgtcaaaaatactatttttgacaaaacttttattaacatattttcacagttaaaatagtgtcaaaatttgtttttttgacgaattttaattttttttgacacataataatcctaaaaaatagtatatattattgtaGTGAATTAAGGAGAAGGTTTATGaattattgtttaaattatttgctACATGTTTGGTATGTCAGAATAATTGTATTTGGCAGAAGATTCTAATTATAGGGGACACTACCGAATTTTCTAAAAACTTAAATAGTTTCTATTGTTCATTGAATTCTAGATTGTGTGTTTCGATATGATTCCGAGTCATTGTTTATGAATGTATGATAGGGATAACAATGGCCCATGGAGTTTAAAACCAGAATTCTTTGAGGGAGTTGATGCATTTGTCACGCATGATTTCAGCATGGAATTGTTTATGTTTGAAGGGGTTTCTAGGTGTCAGTGTCAAAAGTGTCGATTGACTAAGTGGTTAGGACTGGCGGACATAACACTTCACCTCTACCGTAACGGGTTCAAGGATGAATATTGGATTTAGACGGAACACGGAGAAGTGGACGAGCAGGAAATAAATCGATCTGCCTCTAATTTGAATAGGTCTGGTTGTCAATCAACGAGGGTTTGAGTATCGAGAGATTTAAACATGAATGACATGACTTGTGAGGCTAACCAAGAGAGATACAATGAGATTGTGTGTCATACAACAGGtgttattgaattggaagaggcTAAAGAACAGCCTAACCCAGAAGCAAAGACATTTTATCATCTGTTAGAATTTGTTGCGAAACCTTTGTACGAGGGGTGCGATCATTCAGAGTTATCTGCATGTGTTAGGATGATGAGTATTAAGTCAGAGTCAAATCATATCCAAGAGTCCTTTAAAAACTGGGCTACGCTTTGCAACAAAATGATATCTGTTGGGTCCACTGGCATCCTCCAAAAGCACTACAAAGCAAAGAAGCTAGTTTCAAAGTTGGGTTTAAATGCAGTGAAAATTGATCGTTGTCTGAATAGTTGTATGCTGTACTACAAGACAAACATAGACCTAAATGAACGTAGATTTTGTAAATCGCCGAGGTTCCAACTCGAGAGGAACCAGAACGGTAAATTCCGGTTAAAGGGAATTTCAATGACACGAATGCACTATTTGTCTTTAATTTCTAGACTAAAATGATTATTTGCATCGATGAGTTTGGCCCCTCACATGACTTGGCATAGTAACAACAAGAAAGATGATGAAATCATGATGCATCCGTCAAACGAAGAAGCTTGGAAGCATTTTGATTCAATCCATCCTATGTTTGCGAGCGAGCGCAGAAATGTCAGACTAGCTTTGTACTCTGATGGGTttgcacactacaagaaaaaacaatatttgtaacaaaaaaattgttacaaaaagt
This genomic window contains:
- the LOC112790952 gene encoding 11-beta-hydroxysteroid dehydrogenase 1B, producing MDLIHTFLNLVAPPFTFFFLCLFLPPYWGLKFMVSILSWLLSENVAGKVVHITGASSGIGEYLAYEYAKRGACLALSARRETALHQVADTARHLGSPDVIVMRADVSKPEDCMRLIDQTVNHFGRLDHLVNNAAISIATLFEETPDISNLRPIMETNFWGSVYTTRYALQHLRKSRGKIVVMSSVDSWLPAPRRHIYSASKAALVSLYETLRVEVGSEIGITIVTPGYIESEITKGKFLSAQGEVDVDQDLRDVEVSAVPVGSVSGCAESIIKSTLRGDRCLTVPSWFRMTYLIKLLCPELLEWTFRLLYLTAPGTPTSDALSKKILDATGAKNLFYPPSIQSPDVKTD